The segment AATTCTTTTACAAATCTAACTGCAATTGGTTTTGTTTTGTGTTTTGTAGAAGTGGTTTCTAAAAATTTTGATTTTCCATTAATAATTCCAGATATTATCATGTCTTTTCGTTCGTTCATTTCATCGTTTGAATCAATAACAAATTTTTCTTCATCGGTTAAAATATTGTAAGGTATTTTTATAGAATTAGAAATTTTTTCCAGTCTTTTATTTACTAAAAGTTCGATAAGGTTTGTAGTTGTTGAAATTATCTGATTTTTTGCCTTCTTTTCAATCCCATCATATTCTTCATTTTTTAATTTTCCAATAGTGCTTGATAGGTTTCTGAAAAAATCACTATTCAATTCTTGTATATCCTCTGATTGAAATTCTTGCATGACAATTACATGGAGATTTTTTAGATCTAGTGATTCAATAGTTGACATATTGATACAAAGTTAATCTTAAATGGTACGTTTAATTCTTTTAGCTTGAAGTTAGAAAATTGCCGTATAAAGTAATAGGTGGCAAAGCCACTCAGATAAAATATTCTTCAGATGAGGTATTCTCTAGAATAAAACATGAGAGTATCAAGTTCATAGATCTCCAATTTACTGGTTTAACAGGTAGATTTCATCATACTACAATTTCAGCAGACACTTTTACCCCAGACCAAATGGAAGATGGTTTACCAAAACTAGATGGATCATCAATAGTAGGATTTACGGATATTGCAGACTCTGATTTAATATTAAAACCAGATCCAAGTACATTTGCAATTATTCCATGGCTTACAGAAAAAAAGACAGCCAGATTGTTGTGTGATGTGTATTGGGGCGGAGGAAGAGGACGTCTTGAAAGTGATCCTCGAGGAATTTGCCAAAAAGCAGAAGCATTTGTCAAGACACAAGGATTTGATTTTAGTAATTGGGGACCAGAAGTAGAATTTTTTGTATTTGATAAGGTGCATTGGGATGTTTTAACACCATACAAAGGACAATCG is part of the Candidatus Nitrosopelagicus brevis genome and harbors:
- a CDS encoding DNA replication complex subunit Gins51, whose amino-acid sequence is MSTIESLDLKNLHVIVMQEFQSEDIQELNSDFFRNLSSTIGKLKNEEYDGIEKKAKNQIISTTTNLIELLVNKRLEKISNSIKIPYNILTDEEKFVIDSNDEMNERKDMIISGIINGKSKFLETTSTKHKTKPIAVRFVKEFDEIVGVDLEKYGPFKPEDIATIPNENAQALISNGIALKVRIEE